The following coding sequences lie in one Spinacia oleracea cultivar Varoflay chromosome 1, BTI_SOV_V1, whole genome shotgun sequence genomic window:
- the LOC130465411 gene encoding uncharacterized protein gives MQKTKVDQQFGKFLAMVKNLEVTTPFTDLISHIPMYAKYLKAFTKKRDLGGVERVALTEECSAMLQNKSPPKLKDPGSFSIPCHIGALFIDKALCDLGANVSVIPLSIYKKLTMGELNCTTITLQMADHSIKYPLGVLEDVPVRVGKFYIPVDFVVLDIAEDNQIPIILGRPFLHTAGVVIDVKKGKLTLTVRDDKVTFSLNFSNNALGLKGLAGDDVTRDAFDSSPKVGTRGSILDGTGFGVPDR, from the exons ATGCAGAAAACAAAGGTTGATCAACAGTTCGGTAagttcttggctatggtcaaaaaTCTCGAGGTAACGACTCCTTTCACTGATTTAATATCTCATATTCCTATGTATGCAAAATATTTAAAGGCATTCACTAAGAAAAGGGATCTTGGTGGTGTAGAGAGAGTGGCTCTAACTGAGGAGTGTAGTGCTATgttacaaaataagtctcctcCTAAGCTAAAGGACCCCGGTAGTTTCTCCATCCCTTGTCATATAGGTGCTTTATTCATTGATAAGGctctatgtgatttaggtgctaatGTGTCTGTCATTCCCCTCTctatttataaaaagttgacCATGGGAGAATTGAATTGTACCACCATTACTCTTCAAATGGCCGACCATTCTattaaataccccttaggtgttttagaagacGTCCCCgtgagagtaggtaaattctatattccTGTAGATTTTGTTGTGCTTGACATAGCAGAGGACAACCAAATTCCAATAATCTTAGGAAGGCCATTCCTTCATACTGCAGGGGTAGTTATTGATGTTAAGAAAGGGAAGCTAACCTTGACTGTAAGGGATGACAAGGTGACCTTTAGCTT AAATTTTTCAAACAATGCACTTGGTTTGAAAGGGCTCGCAGGTGATGATGTTACTAGAGATGCATTTGATTCTAGTCCAAAAGTTGGAACAAGAGGTTCGATACTCGATGGCACCGGGTTTGGTGTCCCTGATCGGTGA